In the genome of Marispirochaeta sp., one region contains:
- a CDS encoding acyltransferase — MEETMKFESWVVNESKPDANLGLLRSLKYDALVKQNRYEYFESFVRNFPGKAGVALRVIILRRFFQSFGKNVVLWPGIRFRFPYKIELGDNVSISYDCILQAGGGIVLGDNTLIGPSVKIWSVNHMFKELDRPINRQGYEGRPVIIGNDCWIGSNSFMKPGTYLPNGCVVLPGTVLGKMIIPEYSVISGNPAKIIGPRNRVGAMLGWKKTKEESE; from the coding sequence ATGGAAGAAACTATGAAGTTCGAATCCTGGGTTGTGAATGAATCGAAACCCGATGCCAACCTTGGGCTATTACGTTCTTTAAAATATGATGCGCTTGTCAAGCAAAACAGATATGAATATTTTGAATCCTTTGTGCGAAACTTCCCTGGAAAAGCTGGAGTAGCATTACGCGTTATAATACTCCGAAGATTCTTCCAATCCTTTGGAAAAAATGTTGTTTTATGGCCTGGAATAAGATTTCGATTTCCGTATAAAATAGAACTTGGAGATAATGTTTCAATTTCTTACGATTGCATTTTACAAGCTGGCGGTGGGATAGTTCTTGGTGATAATACGCTTATTGGGCCTTCTGTGAAAATATGGTCTGTGAATCATATGTTTAAGGAACTGGATAGACCAATAAACAGACAAGGGTACGAAGGTCGACCAGTAATTATTGGCAATGATTGCTGGATAGGTTCCAACTCTTTTATGAAACCTGGAACATATCTACCAAATGGATGTGTTGTTTTACCAGGTACTGTACTGGGAAAGATGATTATTCCTGAGTATAGTGTGATTTCCGGTAATCCGGCAAAGATTATAGGGCCAAGAAATCGTGTTGGTGCAATGCTTGGTTGGAAAAAGACAAAAGAAGAATCTGAATGA